The nucleotide window CTGATCAGCGCCGAGATTCAGCAGGCACAGGACGACTACAACGACAGCGGGGCTACTCCGTACACTCTGCGCTCGCCCGACGAGATCGCCGGCTTCTTCGACGGCCTGGAGCTGGTCGAGCCCGGGGTTGTGCCGTGCCCGCAGTGGCGACCCGACGGGGCGGTCGACACGCCTGTCGACATCGACGCCTTCGGCGGGGTGGGCCGCAAGCGCTGACGCTGTCAGTCGGACGGCGGAAGGACGCTCTGCACCGCCACGCAGGGGTCTGTGGCGGGGGCGGCGGCGTGGATCGCCTCGGCGGCGCGGTCGGCGAGGTCGCGAAAGACCTCGCGCTGCTCCTCGGGTAGCCCGCCCAGCACGTGGTCCTCGGCGTGGGCGACCCGCCGCTCGGCCTCGGCGAGTGTCTGACGTCCGCGTTCGGTGGCCACGATCCGTCGGGCGCGCCGGTCCTGGGGATCACGCTGACGCTCGATGAGGCCGGCGTTCTCCAGGTCGTCGATGACGTACGTCAGAACGCTGCGGTCGATGGCCAGGCGGGCGGCCAGGGCACCCTGCGTGGGCACCTCCTCATGCACGACGACGGCCAGGATGTGGTAGCCCCGACTGCCGTGCGGCAGGTCCCGCAGTAGCTCCTCGACGTGCTCGTGCCAGCGGCGCAGCACCATGCCCAGAGACCAGCCGAAGTTCGAGCCGCGCTTGCGGTCGGCCGGCAGCTCGCAGGGATCGGTCACGGACATGTCCCGATGCTAGTGGCCGGCGCGTTGATCATCATCCGACATCGCGGCAGCCCAGGAATGATTGGCGGCGAAGATAGGTTGTCCAACAAACGATAGGCACAGAACATGATAGGTTGATCAAACGATTGCGTGGATGGTGAAGCAATGTTGGACTACGGGCACGAACTCCGGTTTGGGTCGTTCCTGACACCCAGCGTGCACGACCCGGATCAGGTGGTGGCGCTCGCCGAGCTGACCGAGGCGGCGGGGCTGGACCTGGTCACCTTCCAGGACCACCCGTACAACCCGGAGTTCCTCGACACCTGGACCCTGCTGAGTTGGGTCGCCGCCCGCACACAGCGACTCCGGATCTCCGGGAACGTCCTCAGCCTGCCGCTGCGACCGCCGGCCGTGCTGGCCCGGGCCGCCGCGAGCCTGGACCGGTTGTCGCACGGCCGGTTCGAACTCGGCCTCGGCGCTGGCGCGTTCTGGGACGGGATCGAGGGCATGGGGGCGCGTCGGCTGACCGCTGGGCAGGGAGTCGCGGCCCTGCGGGAGGCTATCGACGTCCTGCGCGGCGTCTGGGACGACACCGCCGACGGACCGCTGCGGCTGGACGGGGAGTACTACCCCGTACCCGGCATGCAGCGCGGCCCGAAGCCGGCACATGACATCGACATCTGGCTCGGCGCGTACCAGCCGAAGATGCTGGCCCTGACCGGCCAGAAGGCCAACGGCTGGCTGCCGACGCTGGAATACCTGCGATCTCCGGACCGGGTGACCGCCAACCGGCTCATCGACGAGGCGGCCATCGCCGCGGGCCGCGAGCCCCGGGAGATCCGACGGCTGCTCAACCTGTTCACTGTCGACGTCTCGTCGCGTAGCCGCGGCTTCCTCCAGGGGCCTGCCGAGCAGTGGGTCGACCAGCTCCTTCCGCTGGTCCTCGAGGAGGGGTTCAGCACCTTCCTGATCGGGCGCGACGACCCACGCCTCATCCAGACCCTCGGGCAGGAGATCGCCCCCGCGCTGCGGGAGGCGGTCGCCAAGGAGCGCACCGGGGGTGAGGTCGGCACCGGGCCGGTCCGCACGAGCGTCGCGCTGGCCGAGCGGCAGCCGGGCCTCGACTACGACGCGCTGCCCACGTCGCTGGCCACCAGGTCCGTCGAGCCCGGTGATCCGGAGTACGAGCGCGTGCGCCACACCTACAGCTGGCACGGATCGCCGGCAGTGGTGATCCGTCCGCAGAACGCCGCCGAGGTGGTCGACGCCGTGTCGTACGCCCGGACGCAGAACGTCCCGCTGTCGGTGCGCAGCGGCGGGCACGGCATCAGCGGCCGGTCGACGAACAACGGGGGAGTGGTCATCGACATGTCGAGGATGAACAAGGTCGAGCTGCTGGACCGGACGACCCGCCGGGTACGGCTGGAGCCGGGGGCCCGGTGGGGTGCCGTGGCCCAGGCGCTCGCCCCGTACGGCCTGGCCATGAGCTCGGGTGATTACGGGGACGTGGGCGTCGGTGGTCTCGCCACCACCGCCGGCATCGGATATCTGGCGCGCAAGCACGGCCTGACCATCGACCACGTCGTCGCCGCCGAGATCGTCACCGCGGATGGCCGCCTGCTCCGCGTCGACGACGAGCACCACCCCGACCTGTTCTGGGCCATCCGGGGCGCCGGTGGGAACTTCGGTGTGGTCACCGCATTAGAGCTGGAGGCGTACGAGGTCGACAACGTCGTCTACGCCCAGCTCGTCGCGGACGCGACCGACACCGCCCAACTACTGAGCCGGTGGGGCCAGCTCGTCGAGGATGCGCCACGGGAGCTGACGAGCTTCCTCTCCCTCTTTCCCGCTCGCCGTGGCAGCCCACCGGCCGCCCAGGTCACGCTCGTCTACGCCGGCGACGACGTCGAGGCGGCGCAGTCCGCCCTGAGCCCGTTCCTGGAGATCGGGCCGATCCTCGATCAGCAGGCGCAGCTCGTGCCGTACCCGGCGATCGTCGTGCCGGCCGGCAATCAGCATCGGGGGCAGGGGCTGCGCGACACCCGCAGCGGCCTGTTGCACCACGTCACGCCGCATGCCGCCGATCTGATGGAGAACATGATCCATTCTGGCGACGTGATGATCATGCAGTTGCGGTCCGTCGGCGGGGCGGTCAACGACGTCGCCCGCGACGCGACCGCGTACCCGCACCGGGAGCAGAACTTCTCGGTGCTCGCCGCCACGGTCCCGGACCGCAGACCACACCTCGACAAGCTCTGGGCCGAGCTGTACGTGCACCTCGACGGCCTGTATCTCAGCTTCGAGAGCGACACCGATCCGGCTCGACTGCTGGATGCCTGGCCCGAGCCCACCCTTGGCCGACTGCGCGCCATCAAGGCCACGTACGACCCGGACAACGTCTTCAACCGGAACTTCCCGATCCCGCCGGCAGAGCCGGTCGTCTAGAGGGCGCCGGACAGGTAGTCGCGGCGACGCTGCGGTTCGAACTTCTCGATCGCGTACCGCAGCATGACCCGTGGCATGACCCGATAGCGGCGGGCGAGGAACTCCTCCTCCGCCGCCCTGTCCCGGTTGCCCACCTCGCGCAGCATCCAGCCCACCGCCTTCCGGACGAGGTCGTGCGGGTCGTGCAGGAGACGGTCGCCGAGTCGGAAGGTCCACTCGAAGTCCCCGGCCTTGACGAAGGCGAAGGTCGCCATGACGGCGATGCGCCGATCCCACACGAGACTCGACTCGGCCAACCGATCGAGGACACTCCGGTCCTTGTCCATCAGCCAGGGGCCGACGATGTACGGCGCGGACGAGTCCACAAGGTCCCAGTTGTTGATGCGGCTGGTGTTGGCCAGGACGGTGTCGAAGATATGAGCCCGTTCCGGCTCGTCGCCCTTGGTGAACTTTCGTACCAGAATGAGCAGCGAGGTCAGCCTCTCCTCGTGCGCGCCGTCGGTGAGCAGCCTCGTCGTCTCGGCGAGCGAGAGGTCGCGCCAGTACCGGGCGGCCACCTTGCGCTGGTCGGGCACGGAGACACCGAGAGCCATGTCGCCCTCGCCGTACCCGCCGGGAACCATCTGCAGGAACCGGCCCGACGCCTCGGCTCGACGTGGATCGGCGAGGCTGGCGAGGTCCCGACGCACGTCAACGCTGGTGGCCATGACGGTCCACGCTACCGATGGTCGAGCAGGGTGTCTTCGTCCGTTCCGGGCTAGTCCCGAGCGGGTGCGGTGCTCGGCTTGCGATTCATATCCTCACCACGCCGGTGATCCTCCATGTGCGCCTTGAGCGCGGCCTGCCAGGCGGCTTGCCCCGCCTCATCGGCCGGACCACCGGACCAGCGGTGCGACCAATCGGAATGGTGTAACCCCTGATCACCGCGGTGGATAGAGCCCACGGTGTACGGTCAGCGCGTCCAGCCGACGAACCGCTCCCACAACTCACCTGCTGTCGAGCCCGACAGTTCAGCGTTTGCCACCGGATACAAGGCACCGCAGTACATGGCCAAGCCGATCCGGTCTCGGCCGTATGCCTCGGCGAGACGCACCCGCGCGGGGTCGCACGGCCAAGCCTGCTCGCAAGTGTCGCAGTCCCACTGAGGCCGGCGTGGCGTGTGCTGACCGCCGAGCCGACGGTCGAGGGCAGCGACTGCCTGCCGACCTCGGTCGCGTTCGGCATCCAGTGCCGCCCGAATGGTGGTCGGGAGCGGAAGCATCATCGGTGGGGCACCCTCCGTCAGTGGCTGAGGGGCGCCCGGTCAGGTCCGGCACGGACGCCCCCGCCCTTCGGCGGAACGGCGGTAGTGGTCGTACACATCGCACGGGTTCGGATGTTCACCACCGCCGTCCCGTGGCTGGGACGTTACGGGTGATCAGCGGTGGTCAGACGGGTGTAGCTGTCCGCCGACTGTCCGTACCTGTCCGCGGACACCCGCCCCGTTAGCCTGTGCCGGTGAGCGACTACGTGCAGGTGTCAACAGCCACGCCGACCCGCGATGCGGCGATGACGCTGGCCGGAGGGGCAACAGCGGCCCGCCTGGCGGCGGGCGCGCAGGTGGCCGGGCCGGTGGCGTCCGTGTTCTGGCACCTCGGCGAGCAGGGCACAAGCGAAGAGTGGCAGCTGCTGCTGTACACCACGACCGACCGGTACCCGCAATTGGAGGCGTATCTGATCGACGCCCACCCGTGGGACAACCCGCAGGTCGCCGCCGTGCCAATCGTTCGCGGCTCGACCGCCTACCTGGCGTGGATCACACGGACAGTCGAGGGCGAGTAGACATCTCGGCGGCCAAGGATCGAAGCTCAGCCACGCATTGCATCCCGGCATGGGGCTCAATCCGGTTGAGGAATGAGTTCAGGCGTTGCGCTGGGCGCACCGACCCAACCCCACCTGCGAGCCGGACTGCGGCAGCAGCGGTGGCGCACGCGTGCTCAACCTCGTTGGCGTCGAGGTAGGCGTCTGCCAGCCACGACAGGTAGAGGGCTTTGTCGCGGGAGTAAGTGTCATCGAACCGGGCGAGGGCGTGTTCCAGCACGGGGATGGCGCGCATCGGCCGGCGCAGGACTGTCCAACACCGCCCGGTCATGATCTCGCCTTCCGCCTGGTCTACCCAGTACACCCAGTCGGGTTCGGGTCGGTCGTCGTGCTCGCTGAGACACGTGGTGCCAAGCGCGAGCTGCTGGTCCGCCGCAGCTGCGTTGCCCCCGACGGCGTACGCCCAGGCGGCCCGCAGGTGCAGCAACGCCCTAACAGTTGGGGTGGCGGCTGCGGCGGCCTCGCACCCGGCCGTGGCGGTATCGGAGGCGGGCTGGCCGAGGGCCAGCTGTTGGTAGGCGAGGAACGCGTACGCGTTACCGGCGAGGGCGTACTCGTTTGCGTCGCGGGCGGCGGAGAGACTAGTCCGGTACAACCGTTCTGCGTCGGCGTGCCGGCCGGCGTCGAATGCCGCCCATCCGGCGAGCTGAGTTTGCTCGGCGAGGACGGTCAGGAGTTGCCGGCCGACGGGTTCGCTGTAAGAGCCGTCGTGGATGAGCCGGGTGGTGGCGTCGGCTTCGGCGGTGTAGAGGTGGTGGGTGTCGGCACCGCCGAGGAAGTTGTCGAGGCGGCGAAGTCGGGCCGTGCGCTCGGCGAGCCGTCTGGCAGTGCCGGTTCCGACGTGCCGGCCGTGGCCGAGCAGTGTGTGCGGTAGGGCGGCGGCGAGTCCGGCGGCGGCCACGAATTCGCGGCGGCGGATGGTGGGCTGAGCGGCGAGGGAGACGAGTTCACCGGCGGCGTTGAGCGCGTCGTCGATGCGCTGCGCGACTTGGGCGGTGGGCGTTTTCATGCCGGTCTCCAACTCGTGCAGGTACGTCTTACCGTGGTAGGTGATCTTGGCGAGGTTGCGCAGGGAGATGTGCTGCGCGTCGCGAAGTTGTCGCATCCGCTCGGCGAACGACGGGTCAGTCACGGCGTGCCTGCCTTCGGGATAGAGGACCCGTTTGGCGGCCTGCTGGCTACCCAGGCGGACCTCCACCTGGCACGCTACTCCGGGCAGTTATGACCGTCACGCTTCGCGAGAAGCCGGCATGGCTGGCATTTGGCCGTGGCGCTGCCTGTGGCGTTGTGCAGCTGCGTACCGAACTGTGGGGTGATTAGCTGCACGGATGATCACACCCGTTCCCCTCGGTACGTGGCCGACGCCGTTGGAGGCCGCGCCCCGGCTTGCCGCCCGGCTGGGGCTGGCCGAGCTCTGGTTCAAGCGTGACGACCTCAACGGCCTCGGGGGAGGCGGCAACAAGATCCGCAAGCTCCAGTACACCTGCGCGCAGGCGATCGCCGACGGCGCCACCACGCTGATCACCTCCGGGGCGCCGCAGAGCAACCACGCACGGCTCACCGCTGCCGCGGCCGCGAGGCTTGGCCTCTCCTGCGTGCTGGTGCTCGCCGGCCCGCCCCCGGAGAGCAGGCGAGGCAACCTGCTGCTCGACGGGCTCGCCGGCACGGAGATCGTCTGGGCCGGAGACGGTCCGCTCGCCGAGGTGGTGGCGGTCGAGGCGGAGCGACGATCGGCGTACATCATCCCGTTCGGCGGCACCTCACCCGCGTCGATCCAGGGTTATGTGGACTGTGGTCGGGAGCTGCGGGCCCAGCTGCCGACCGTCGACGGGGTCGAGGTGGTGGCGGCGCTCGGCTCCGGCGGGACGATGGCCGGTCTGGTGCGGGAGTTGGGTGCGCAGCGGGTGATCGGCGTGGATGTCGGCGCCGTGCCGGACCCCCGGGCGACCGTCGCCGGGCTGCTCGTCGGCGAGGTCGAGCCGGACGCGCTGCGGATCGACGGTACCCAGGTGGGTGCCGGGTACCGCACGCTGACCGACGCCGTGCGGGCGGCGCTGGAGGTGACCGCGCGAACGGAGGGGGTCTTCCTGGACCCGACGTACACCGGTCGGGCGATGGCGGCGCTGTTGGCCGGCAGCTTCCCGCGCGGCGACCGGGTCGTCTTCCTGCACAGCGGGGGACTGCCGGGCCTCTTCGGCCACCCCGCGTTGTAGGGGCGCCAGCCGGCACGCACCGCGGTGCCCTCCGATGGAATCGCTCCGGAGGGCACCGCGCCGAGCTGTCGACGGATCAGACGCTGGCGAAGTGCTCACGGTGATCGCGGGCGAACTCGGCGAAGGTCCGCGGCTGCCGGCCGACGATCCGCTCGACATGGTCGTTGGTGAAGTCGCCCCACCCGGAGCCGTAGGCGACCCGGTACTCGGCGAGGACCTCGGCCGACCACTCGTCGAGGCCGGCCTGGAGCAGACCGTCGCGTGCCTGTTCCGGGCTCTGCGGCACGTAGCGCACCGGCTGGCCGAGCGCGCTGGCGATCTCGTCGGCCGCCTGGTCCAGGGTGATGCTCTCCGGGCCGGTGGGCGTGTAGATCTTGCCCTCGTGCTGCTGTGGCGCGGCGAGGATCGCTGCCCCGGCGGCGGCGATGTCCCGGGCGTCGATCAGGCCGACCTTCGCGGCACCGAAGAGGCCGTAGAGGTGCTCACCGGCCTTGGCGCCGAGCAGGTTCTGCATAAAGTGGCTCGGTCGCAGGATCGTCCAGGGGATGCCCGACGCCTGTAGCTCGGCGTCGGAGAGCGCGTGCAGTCGGCCGTTGCGGGTGGGCGCGTCGTGCGCGGCCCCGATCGCGGAGAGCCGGACGATGTGCCGCACGCCGGCCTGCCGGGCCGCCCACACCGCGTTCATGCTCTGGCTCGGTGCCAGCGGGCCCATCGGCATCAGCAGCCAGAGTGTTGTCACGCCCTCGAACGCCGGGATCAGGGTGGTGGGTCGGTCCAGGTCACCGACGACGTACTCGACCCCGTCGAGCCCCGGCGTGCGCGACGCGTCCCGCACGAGGGCGCGGAGCGGCTGCTTGCCGGCCAGCTCCCGCAGCACCTCCCGCGACACAGTGCCGTTTGCCCCGGTTATCAGAATGGTCATGGTCATCCTCTCGGTCAGGCGGACCGAGGTCGGACCACCGGTCGCCGGCACCGACGATATAGTCCATAAGTTGTACAGTCCAATGATTGGACCAAATTATGAAGCGCAGCACACTGAAGGAACAGGACCCCGACCTCGGGATCCTGGCCGTGCAGCTCTCCGCGCGCGTCCAGCGGGAGATCTTCCGACGCTCCGCCGAGCAGGGGTTTGACGACGTGCGGCCCCGGCACGGCGCGGTCCTCGCGTACCTGGACAC belongs to Micromonospora ureilytica and includes:
- a CDS encoding DNA alkylation repair protein, translating into MATSVDVRRDLASLADPRRAEASGRFLQMVPGGYGEGDMALGVSVPDQRKVAARYWRDLSLAETTRLLTDGAHEERLTSLLILVRKFTKGDEPERAHIFDTVLANTSRINNWDLVDSSAPYIVGPWLMDKDRSVLDRLAESSLVWDRRIAVMATFAFVKAGDFEWTFRLGDRLLHDPHDLVRKAVGWMLREVGNRDRAAEEEFLARRYRVMPRVMLRYAIEKFEPQRRRDYLSGAL
- a CDS encoding NAD(P)H-binding protein, yielding MTILITGANGTVSREVLRELAGKQPLRALVRDASRTPGLDGVEYVVGDLDRPTTLIPAFEGVTTLWLLMPMGPLAPSQSMNAVWAARQAGVRHIVRLSAIGAAHDAPTRNGRLHALSDAELQASGIPWTILRPSHFMQNLLGAKAGEHLYGLFGAAKVGLIDARDIAAAGAAILAAPQQHEGKIYTPTGPESITLDQAADEIASALGQPVRYVPQSPEQARDGLLQAGLDEWSAEVLAEYRVAYGSGWGDFTNDHVERIVGRQPRTFAEFARDHREHFASV
- a CDS encoding MarR family winged helix-turn-helix transcriptional regulator, which gives rise to MSVTDPCELPADRKRGSNFGWSLGMVLRRWHEHVEELLRDLPHGSRGYHILAVVVHEEVPTQGALAARLAIDRSVLTYVIDDLENAGLIERQRDPQDRRARRIVATERGRQTLAEAERRVAHAEDHVLGGLPEEQREVFRDLADRAAEAIHAAAPATDPCVAVQSVLPPSD
- a CDS encoding helix-turn-helix domain-containing protein, which produces MRQLRDAQHISLRNLAKITYHGKTYLHELETGMKTPTAQVAQRIDDALNAAGELVSLAAQPTIRRREFVAAAGLAAALPHTLLGHGRHVGTGTARRLAERTARLRRLDNFLGGADTHHLYTAEADATTRLIHDGSYSEPVGRQLLTVLAEQTQLAGWAAFDAGRHADAERLYRTSLSAARDANEYALAGNAYAFLAYQQLALGQPASDTATAGCEAAAAATPTVRALLHLRAAWAYAVGGNAAAADQQLALGTTCLSEHDDRPEPDWVYWVDQAEGEIMTGRCWTVLRRPMRAIPVLEHALARFDDTYSRDKALYLSWLADAYLDANEVEHACATAAAAVRLAGGVGSVRPAQRLNSFLNRIEPHAGMQCVAELRSLAAEMSTRPRLSV
- a CDS encoding pyridoxal-phosphate dependent enzyme; this translates as MITPVPLGTWPTPLEAAPRLAARLGLAELWFKRDDLNGLGGGGNKIRKLQYTCAQAIADGATTLITSGAPQSNHARLTAAAAARLGLSCVLVLAGPPPESRRGNLLLDGLAGTEIVWAGDGPLAEVVAVEAERRSAYIIPFGGTSPASIQGYVDCGRELRAQLPTVDGVEVVAALGSGGTMAGLVRELGAQRVIGVDVGAVPDPRATVAGLLVGEVEPDALRIDGTQVGAGYRTLTDAVRAALEVTARTEGVFLDPTYTGRAMAALLAGSFPRGDRVVFLHSGGLPGLFGHPAL
- a CDS encoding LLM class flavin-dependent oxidoreductase — its product is MLDYGHELRFGSFLTPSVHDPDQVVALAELTEAAGLDLVTFQDHPYNPEFLDTWTLLSWVAARTQRLRISGNVLSLPLRPPAVLARAAASLDRLSHGRFELGLGAGAFWDGIEGMGARRLTAGQGVAALREAIDVLRGVWDDTADGPLRLDGEYYPVPGMQRGPKPAHDIDIWLGAYQPKMLALTGQKANGWLPTLEYLRSPDRVTANRLIDEAAIAAGREPREIRRLLNLFTVDVSSRSRGFLQGPAEQWVDQLLPLVLEEGFSTFLIGRDDPRLIQTLGQEIAPALREAVAKERTGGEVGTGPVRTSVALAERQPGLDYDALPTSLATRSVEPGDPEYERVRHTYSWHGSPAVVIRPQNAAEVVDAVSYARTQNVPLSVRSGGHGISGRSTNNGGVVIDMSRMNKVELLDRTTRRVRLEPGARWGAVAQALAPYGLAMSSGDYGDVGVGGLATTAGIGYLARKHGLTIDHVVAAEIVTADGRLLRVDDEHHPDLFWAIRGAGGNFGVVTALELEAYEVDNVVYAQLVADATDTAQLLSRWGQLVEDAPRELTSFLSLFPARRGSPPAAQVTLVYAGDDVEAAQSALSPFLEIGPILDQQAQLVPYPAIVVPAGNQHRGQGLRDTRSGLLHHVTPHAADLMENMIHSGDVMIMQLRSVGGAVNDVARDATAYPHREQNFSVLAATVPDRRPHLDKLWAELYVHLDGLYLSFESDTDPARLLDAWPEPTLGRLRAIKATYDPDNVFNRNFPIPPAEPVV
- the cutA gene encoding divalent-cation tolerance protein CutA; translated protein: MTLAGGATAARLAAGAQVAGPVASVFWHLGEQGTSEEWQLLLYTTTDRYPQLEAYLIDAHPWDNPQVAAVPIVRGSTAYLAWITRTVEGE